One Saimiri boliviensis isolate mSaiBol1 chromosome 17, mSaiBol1.pri, whole genome shotgun sequence genomic window carries:
- the JPT1 gene encoding jupiter microtubule associated homolog 1 isoform X2 has protein sequence MTTTTTFKGVDPNSRNSSRVLRPPGGGSNFSLGFDEPTEQPVRKNKMASNIFGTPEENQASWAKSAGAKSSGGREDLESSGLQRRNSSEASSGDFLDLKKMWTQTCKAAWGRVKRSLCLLRLCPAQWPRPQCHPGEIPLVASPALSWVNSSCPERCRFVCFLHACELHNLSLTVHLLDLFH, from the exons GGTTTTGCGGCCTCCAGGCGGTGGATCCAATTTTTCATTAGGTTTTGATGAACCAACAGAGCAACCTGTGAGGAAGAACAAAATGGCTTCTAATATCTTTGGGACACCTGAGGAAAATCAAGCTTCTTGGGCCAAGTCAGCAG gtGCCAAGTCTAGTGGTGGCAGGGAAGACTTAGAGTCATCTGGACTGCAGAGAAGGAACTCCTCAGAAGCAAGCTCTGGAGACTTCTTAGATCTGAAG AAAATGTGGACACAGACTTGCAAGGCAGCCTGGGGCAGAGTGAAGAGAAGCCTGTGCCTGCTGcgcctgtgcccagcccagtggcCCCGGCCCCAGTGCCATCCAGGAGAAATCCCCCTGGTGGCAAGTCCAGCCTTGTCTTGGGTTAACTCTTCCTGTCCTGAACGCTGtcgttttgtttgtttcctccaTGCTTGTGAACTGCACAACTTGAGCCTGACTGTACATCTCTTGGAtttgtttcattaa